A stretch of DNA from Rhodoluna sp. KAS3:
TGCGGGTGGTCAATGTTAGTCCTGCTCTAGTTCGGCCAAGACTTCTGGTGACATGTCAAAGTTCGAGTAGACGTTCTGCACTTCGTCACAGTCTTCCAGGGCATCGATCAGGGCAATAACCTTGCGGGCGGTGTCCGCGTCGACCTGAATAGGCATCGATGATATGAACTCCACATCCGCAGACTCGTAGTCGATTCCGGCGGCCTGCAGAGCGGTTCGAACAGCAACCATTGAGCTTGGGTCAGTGGTTATGACGAACTGCTCGCCGCGATCTTCAACGTCATCGATGCCAACCTCTAGGACAGCGTCAAGAATGCTGTCCTCGTTGGTGCCGTCTGCCTTAGCCACAACAATTACACCCTTGCGGCTGAACTGGTACGAAACAGAACCAGGGTCAGCCATAGTGCCGTTGTTGCGTGACACTGCGAGTCTGACCTCAGCAGCAGCACGGTTTTTGTTGTCGGTTAGACATTCGATCAGGATTGCGACTCCGTTTGGACCGTAACCCTCATACATGATGTTCTGATACTCAACTGCATCAGCGCCAACACCAGAACCGCGCTTGATTGCTCGCTCGATGTTGTCGTTTGGCAGTGAGCTCTTACGGCCTTTTTGAACGGCATCGTACAGAGTCGGGTTTCCGTCTAGATCTGGACCACCCAGGCGCGCAGCTACTTCAATGTTCTTAATCAGCTTTGCAAAAAGCTTGGCACGACGACCATCGATTACAGCTTTTTTGTGCTTGGTGGTTGCCCATTTGGAGTGGCCGGACATAGTGCTCCTAGAGTACGGATTGATTTGCTACAAGTTTAGGCGCTAGTGCGCGGTTCTCACGGTCTTTGCGAACAAGGCGTGGATTCGATTCTCGCCAGTTACTTCGGGGTGAAACGAGATCCCGAGGGCATTATTCTGTCGCACTCCAACCACGCGGCCATCCGGCAGCTGTGACAAAACCTCAACTTCGTTGCCGACGCGCTCCACAATCGGTGCCCGGATAAAGGCCGCATGCACAGCGCCTTCGACACCGACAAAATCAAGGTCAGCTTCGAAGGAATCTAGTTGGTTGCCAAAGGCATTTCTACGCACCGAAACGTCCAAACCACCGAAGCTGGCCTGATCGGATGTTCCGTCAATGA
This window harbors:
- a CDS encoding YebC/PmpR family DNA-binding transcriptional regulator — protein: MSGHSKWATTKHKKAVIDGRRAKLFAKLIKNIEVAARLGGPDLDGNPTLYDAVQKGRKSSLPNDNIERAIKRGSGVGADAVEYQNIMYEGYGPNGVAILIECLTDNKNRAAAEVRLAVSRNNGTMADPGSVSYQFSRKGVIVVAKADGTNEDSILDAVLEVGIDDVEDRGEQFVITTDPSSMVAVRTALQAAGIDYESADVEFISSMPIQVDADTARKVIALIDALEDCDEVQNVYSNFDMSPEVLAELEQD
- the pdxT gene encoding pyridoxal 5'-phosphate synthase glutaminase subunit PdxT, with amino-acid sequence MSLPIGVLSLQGDFREHAQTLDSLGLENRYVRTPQELESVSGLIIPGGESTVIHKLAVAYELYEPIKAKIANGFPVFGTCAGLIMLASEIIDGTSDQASFGGLDVSVRRNAFGNQLDSFEADLDFVGVEGAVHAAFIRAPIVERVGNEVEVLSQLPDGRVVGVRQNNALGISFHPEVTGENRIHALFAKTVRTAH